The Alnus glutinosa chromosome 3, dhAlnGlut1.1, whole genome shotgun sequence nucleotide sequence CTGGTGCTGAAGTCCCTCTCCTCTTGCCAAGCGTTGAGCAGTCAAATACATCCAAGACATTGTATAGGTGTGGAAGCCACTACGGCTACGTGTCTCATGACTGGAGAGCAATTTGTCCTGCGTGCAAGAGTTCAATGAACACCGAGTTAAATTACGTTGACCCACCAAGGGATACCAAGGCATCGTCCTCTACTGAGGGAGGTTACGTGAAAGGGGTGATTACTTACATGGTGATGGATGATCTTGACGTGAAGCCCATGTCAACCATCTCTTCTATCACTCTACTTACCAAGTTTAACGTGAGGGACCTTGGTACTATTGAGGAGAAGGTGGTGGATTTAGGCGTTGATGAGGTATATCAGTCATCCCTTTCTTTCTATGCTTAATTTAGTACTTACTGCTTTTTAATATGcctcgttttttatttttgttcaacATTGAACAATAAATCCGTTCAATTTCAGGCTTTACTAGGCTGGAAAAGCTGTTCCTTTTTGAATAGCAGATATCACCTGAAAACATGGCATTAGGCTCTTGCTTATTAAATCTATAATAAGAAGTACTTGGCGAGTACACAGATAATTTGGAATTGTGAAATATCCAAGTTGGTCCTCCAGCATCAATGTTCCATGCACTTTAACTGTCTAACTTCTCGTTAAtagcttattaattaattttagtgCGAACATTTGATTTATGTATCATCATATAACAACATAGACTGATATTGTATTTTTCTCACGTCTAAGAGACAGAAAAGGATCAGGTAAAAAGGcagaaataacaaaaagtaaACTCTAAAGCAAGCTATCATTATCTAAGATGTTTAAGTCGATCGACTATTAATTTGGGCcgtgtgttttttcttttttgttttttctgagCGTACTTTCTGCGGTTGTTTGAATAAATTTTGTGTTCACTGAAAGTAGAAAATAGTTGATTGTGGGCCTTTTAATTTGTGGTATTTAATTATCACCCATGGTGACTATTTTGTTCCattgtgttttttaatttgtttgttagGTTCTGAGTTTGCTCGAGGCTTCTTTGCGATCGAAGACGGTTCTGACCGATGTCTTCCTTCGAAACAGTAC carries:
- the LOC133863401 gene encoding uncharacterized protein LOC133863401, with protein sequence MASTKVTLKLLIDKKGHRVLFAEADKKFVDFLFSIFTLPVGTVTMLLQKQNMSGCLHSLYKSIENLSDIYIQPDQDKECLLKPKVAISGAEVPLLLPSVEQSNTSKTLYRCGSHYGYVSHDWRAICPACKSSMNTELNYVDPPRDTKASSSTEGGYVKGVITYMVMDDLDVKPMSTISSITLLTKFNVRDLGTIEEKVVDLGVDEVLSLLEASLRSKTVLTDVFLRNSTDKE